GACTAATCTCGCCGATGGCGTGACTATGGATGACGCCCGCAAAGGCATCGAAGCAGCGATGAAATCAGTGGTATTGCCGGCCGGTTATCGTTGGACATTCGGCACGAGCTTTGACGAATCGGACGAGGCTGGAAAGCAGATGGGACTCAATCTGCTGATCGCGCTGGTGCTGGTGTATGTCGTGATGGCATCGATGTTCGAATCGCTGATTTTCCCGGCCGCGATCATGACCACGTTCGTGTTTTCGATCTTCGGCGTGTTCTGGCTGTTCTGGCTCAGCGGCACGACGTTTTCGATCATGGCGTTCATCGGCGTGCTGATTCTGATGGGAGTGGTGGTCAACAACGGCATTGTCATGATCGTGCATGTAAACCATCTGCGGCAGCAAGGGATGAGCCGCAACGGGGCCTTGGTGCAAGGTGCGCGCGACCGAATGCGACCGATCCTCATGACCATGGGTACGGCGATTCTCGGCATGGTGCCGCTGTGTTTCAGCACCAACACGATGGGCGGCGGCGGTGGCCCGCCGTATTACCCGATGGCGCGTGCGATTGCGGGCGGGCTGATCTTCTCGACCCTAGTCACGATCGTCGTGCTGCCGACGATTTACTCGATGCTCGACGACATGCGCACGTGGACACGCAACCTGATTCAAGACGCCCGCAAGGGCCGCGCGCATCGCGCCAGTAGCGTCTGACCTATCGATGCAATGGGGCGGCGTTGCTTATCGCCCCATTACATCGAGATAGCTCGATCAGGGTAATTGCGCGAGCAAGGTCTGCAGCGCATGCACATAACGCGTGTGCAGATCCGCCGCCTGATCCATCGGCAATATGCCGAGTGCATACCATTCGCTGAGCCACGAACCGAGTTCGGCTTCGACATTGCCGACGTTGTCACCGCGTAGCCGTGCGGACAGGCGCGACACCTGATAATCCATGCGCCTCTGGCGATCCTGCGGCGGCGATTCGAGGCCCGCGATAAACTCGATGCGGATCAGCAGATCGTGCGCCTGCTCGGTACGTTGTTCTGCTTCCGAATACTCGACGCTGGCGTGTTCAGAGCGATGGAGTGCGTTTTCAAAACGTGGTGACAACACCGCGGAAAATTCGCGAGTCGCAGCAGGCAAAACGTCCCACGCCGTCTGTGCCGTGGCAGCCGTGAGCTTGCCGTTTTCCAGATCGAACAACACCGCATAACGCGCATCGGCATTGGTGTAGCGACTCAGCCGGCGCGCACGTTGCTGCTGTTCGCCCGCGGCTTGCGCGGCCTCGAGTGCGGCGTGATAACGCGTTTGCAGATTGCGCTCGACATTGCTCAATTCACGCCACTGCGTATCGATTTCGCGTTGCCGCGTGCGTGCTTCGGCGCTGCCTTGCGCGAGCGCATCACGCAGACCTTCGAGCTCGTCGACCAGCGCCGCTGCCTGCGTCTGCAATGCGACATGCGCCGATTCGCGTTGCTGCTTGGCTTGGTCGAGATTGCCGAACACCGCATCGCAGGCCGCGCGAAATTGTTCCCATTGTTTTTGATCGGTGCGACGCTTGCCGACACCGGCGACTTGCCAGCGCTTCTGCAATTCGCGTACTTCGCGCGGCGCATTCGCCGCGTCCGGATTCGCGCCCACGCTCGTCGCTTTGGCGATCAATGCAGTCTTGTTTTGCTCGACCGCGAGTTCATGCGCGTCAGTAGATGCGGCGAGTCGCGCGATCGCATCCTTGAGGCGCTTGGCGAGCTGCGTGCGTTGACGCGGATCGACTGAATCGAGCTGGCCGCGCAATGCCAAAACCGTGTCGCGGCGAACAGTGGCGATCAGCTTCCAGTCGTCGTTTTCCGGCGTGATGGCATCGGCGCGAGCCAGCAGCGCTTCGATTTCCTGCTGGTGCGACTTGCGCACTTCCTCGCGTTTGTCGAAATATAAACGCGTCGGTTTCAGTGCCTGATGACACAGCGCCTGAAAACGTTTTGCGATGCCTTGCGTTGCGGCTTGGTCGGACAGATCTTCGGCAGTATCCAGCTTCTGCCATTCGTTACGCGCGTCACGCACTTTGGTCGCAACGGCATCGGGATGCAGGCCAGCACCGAGCAGGGTTTCCATATCCTCGACAAGTTGACGCCGCCGTTTGTCGTTCGCCCAGTGCTGCCACTGTGCGAGTTCGGCGAAGCGGGTTTCGTGCTGCAGCAAGGTTTGCACGATAGCCGCGGGCACATCACGCAGACGTTTGCGTTGCTCGGTGATGGCCGAACGCAGGCGCCGCGCCGTGCTGGTATCGCCCGCATCAAGCGCGCCGGCGTAACGCTCAATCTGTTCTTTCAGTTCGCCGAGCAAGGCCTGATGCTGATCCCGTTCGCGTTGGGTTTCATCGCGCGCCTTGGCTATAGCGGCATCGAAATTCGCGCGTGCGAGCAAGGCGTCGGCCTGCATCTCGGCGCTGATGATTGGCTCGTGTGGTGTTTCCTCCATCGGCGCAATTTCGCTTTCTGGACCGACGTCGATCGACTCGGGTGGTGCGATTTCCTCGACCATGACCAGTCGATTCGCGGCGCGATCCGAGCCTTGCGCGAGCAGCGTATGAGCGACGGCATAACGCTGGCGAAACGATTCCGGTATCTGCGCCGAAACTGCCGACCACGCGAGTTCGATCTGCGACAGATCATCATTGCGTGTATTGCTGCCGCTGGTGCGCAGCAATGCCTCAATGCGTTCGCACAACGCCTGCACGCGCGCCACAATCGCGGCGTTGTCGCCGCTCGCAATACGCTGCGCATCGGCGCGTTCGCGCGCGAGGCGGCTGATGATTTTATCGGTCTTGCGGGTCTTTTCAGCGATGCGTGCGAGCACCGCAGCATCGCTGATGCGCTCGAGTGCAGTCTGGCGCAATCCCGGGTCGGGATCGCTGACGGCACGATCCGCGATTAGGCTCGCGCGCGTGACACGCTCGAACGCGGCGCGGCGCAAGATAATGTCTTTCGCGCGGATTGCGATGTGCTCGATATCTTCATTGATCTCGATGATGCCGAGCTCACGCAAGCGAGCGTTGATTTCGATTTCGGCAGGCAGTTCGCCGCACAACATACCGAGATATTGCGTGCGCGCAACGCTGCGCAGGGCCGGGTCGGGATCGTTGCCGGCGCGATCGCGGTACAACGAAAAGTCATTGACCCGGCGCAGCGCGGCAAGACGCACACGATGATCCTCGTCCTCGCGTGCGATGCGCGGCAGTTCGTGCAGCAGCGCCTGGTGTTGCGCCTCCTGCACGGCCACGCGGCGAATCGCGGCGTCCTTGTGTTGCCACTTCGGTTTGAACAGCAGTTCGGTGAATTTGTTGGGCAGCAGACTCATGCGCGATGACTCGATCAGATCAAACGTTTGACGATGCGGAATGCGGCCAGGTATTCGCCCAGCATCATGCCAAGATTGGTGAACATGAAAATCATCAGGGTGCGCGCGACGCGGTTACGCCACCAGCCGCGCCACTCGACTAGGTCGTGACGCAAGGCGTCGAAGTCACCGACTTGCGGCCGGCGCAACCAGAGCTCGGTGCCCGCGCTGAACGCGCCTGACGGCACGAGAGGGCGGAACGGTTTCAGCGGTCCGGCCAATGCTGCGGCAAGAACACTCAGCGGATGCGCGCCGGCAATCAAGGCACCGATCGCCGAACCGCCGGCGGTGAACACCACCCAATCCTGCAAGGCTTGCGTACCAAAACTCGCACCACGCGTGAACGCATATGCGATCGCTGCGATGATCAAAACCAGCATGCCGAGCCCAAGCACCTTCGGCCAGCGCGCCGCTGGCGGATTGGCCTTGAGCGGCGCCAGCGTGATGGCGGGCGCTTCCTGTTGTGCGACCAGTTCGCGTTCGATGCCGGCGAGATGGCCGGCGCCGAGCACCGCCAGCACGCGAAACGGTTTAACGGATTGAATATTTTCTGCTGACGTTTTTCCGGCGCTTTCTTCGCGCAGACGCGCTGCCATGAAACTGTCGCGCTCGGCGATCAGGCTGCGATACAACGGTTCGGATTGTTTGGCGAATTCGTCGAACATGCTGGTCAGCATGTCGCCTTGCTTGAGTTTTTCGATCTCGGCTTCGTTGACCTCATCGGTACTGAAGAGACTGCCGACCAGGCCACCGACGATACCGAGCCTATCCATGAAACCGACGCTGCGATACGCGCGTTTCAGCGTGGTGCCTACCTCGCGATCGATCAGCCAGATCGGCAGATTCTGCGTATCGGCGACATCGATCGCGGCCTTCATTTCGGCGCCCGGTTCGATACCGAACTGTTCAGCCAGGCGACGCTGAAAAGAAGACAAAGCAAGGTTTGCCGCGACCAGTCCGGCTTTGCCATCACGGATCACCTGAAACAGGTCGAGCTGACGCAACGCATCGGGATTGCGGATCGAGTTGTAGCGGCTTTCGCACAGCTCGACCGCTACCGCGTCGAATTGCTGCGTCTCCAGCAATTCGCGCACTGCGGCCACGCTCGCGCGCGACACATGTGCGGTGCCGAGCAGCACGTATTCGATGCCATCGCGTAGCACGTATTTGATCGGTTGATCGGCCAGCACGCTGCCGCTTTCGACGGGCGCGGATTCGGCAACGGGTAGGGCGGAAGATTCAGTCATGGAGAACTCGTAAGCCCGCAAGATGGGCAAGGGTCGAACCACATCGCAACCGCGATGGGCGAGATAGTTTAGGAGATGGATGCTAGTCGCGGAAGCGCTTCAAAATATCCGCATAAGCGTCGATGCGCCGATCACGCAGGAACGGCCAGATGCGGCGCACGTTTTCGCAACGCTCCATGTCGATCGTGGTGATCAAGAGTTCACGCTGATCGCGGCTGGCTTCTGCGAGAAATTCGCCCTGCGGTCCGGCGACAAAACTCGATCCCCAGAACTGGATGCCGCGTCCGCTATCGGGCGCCGCCTCGAAGCCGGTACGATTGCACGCGAGCAGCGGCAGACCATTGGCTACCGCATGGCCGCGTTGCACTGTGATCCACGCATCGCGTTGGCGCGCCTTTTCGGCATCATCGTCAGCGGGATCCCAGCCGATCGCAGTCGGATACAACAACAGCTCCGCGCCGGCCAATGCCATCAATCGCGCGCCTTCCGGATACCACTGATCCCAGCACACCAGCACGCCGAGTTTGCCGACCGATGTCTGGATCGGCTCGAAGCCGAGATCGCCCGGAGTGAAATAGAATTTTTCCATGAAGCCCGGATCGTCCGGGATATGCATCTTGCGATACTTGC
The sequence above is drawn from the Pseudolysobacter antarcticus genome and encodes:
- a CDS encoding DUF349 domain-containing protein yields the protein MSLLPNKFTELLFKPKWQHKDAAIRRVAVQEAQHQALLHELPRIAREDEDHRVRLAALRRVNDFSLYRDRAGNDPDPALRSVARTQYLGMLCGELPAEIEINARLRELGIIEINEDIEHIAIRAKDIILRRAAFERVTRASLIADRAVSDPDPGLRQTALERISDAAVLARIAEKTRKTDKIISRLARERADAQRIASGDNAAIVARVQALCERIEALLRTSGSNTRNDDLSQIELAWSAVSAQIPESFRQRYAVAHTLLAQGSDRAANRLVMVEEIAPPESIDVGPESEIAPMEETPHEPIISAEMQADALLARANFDAAIAKARDETQRERDQHQALLGELKEQIERYAGALDAGDTSTARRLRSAITEQRKRLRDVPAAIVQTLLQHETRFAELAQWQHWANDKRRRQLVEDMETLLGAGLHPDAVATKVRDARNEWQKLDTAEDLSDQAATQGIAKRFQALCHQALKPTRLYFDKREEVRKSHQQEIEALLARADAITPENDDWKLIATVRRDTVLALRGQLDSVDPRQRTQLAKRLKDAIARLAASTDAHELAVEQNKTALIAKATSVGANPDAANAPREVRELQKRWQVAGVGKRRTDQKQWEQFRAACDAVFGNLDQAKQQRESAHVALQTQAAALVDELEGLRDALAQGSAEARTRQREIDTQWRELSNVERNLQTRYHAALEAAQAAGEQQQRARRLSRYTNADARYAVLFDLENGKLTAATAQTAWDVLPAATREFSAVLSPRFENALHRSEHASVEYSEAEQRTEQAHDLLIRIEFIAGLESPPQDRQRRMDYQVSRLSARLRGDNVGNVEAELGSWLSEWYALGILPMDQAADLHTRYVHALQTLLAQLP
- a CDS encoding TraB/GumN family protein, which codes for MTESSALPVAESAPVESGSVLADQPIKYVLRDGIEYVLLGTAHVSRASVAAVRELLETQQFDAVAVELCESRYNSIRNPDALRQLDLFQVIRDGKAGLVAANLALSSFQRRLAEQFGIEPGAEMKAAIDVADTQNLPIWLIDREVGTTLKRAYRSVGFMDRLGIVGGLVGSLFSTDEVNEAEIEKLKQGDMLTSMFDEFAKQSEPLYRSLIAERDSFMAARLREESAGKTSAENIQSVKPFRVLAVLGAGHLAGIERELVAQQEAPAITLAPLKANPPAARWPKVLGLGMLVLIIAAIAYAFTRGASFGTQALQDWVVFTAGGSAIGALIAGAHPLSVLAAALAGPLKPFRPLVPSGAFSAGTELWLRRPQVGDFDALRHDLVEWRGWWRNRVARTLMIFMFTNLGMMLGEYLAAFRIVKRLI
- a CDS encoding carbon-nitrogen hydrolase, with amino-acid sequence MNTQKSKNLIVALLQETDRGSVAANLAAIEIGLREAAAAGAQLVLLQELHNGPYFCQHESVAEFDRAETIPGPSSEYIGGLAAELKLVIVASIFERRAAGLYHNTALVFDRSAAIAGKYRKMHIPDDPGFMEKFYFTPGDLGFEPIQTSVGKLGVLVCWDQWYPEGARLMALAGAELLLYPTAIGWDPADDDAEKARQRDAWITVQRGHAVANGLPLLACNRTGFEAAPDSGRGIQFWGSSFVAGPQGEFLAEASRDQRELLITTIDMERCENVRRIWPFLRDRRIDAYADILKRFRD